In Cryptomeria japonica chromosome 10, Sugi_1.0, whole genome shotgun sequence, a genomic segment contains:
- the LOC131060726 gene encoding ubiquitin-activating enzyme E1 2 codes for MLPIKRVAETETIGNSVKRLHIEGGASDVPSQEVKMTATADGNPADVVHIDEDLHSRQLAVYGREAMRRLFGANVLISGLQGLGVEIAKNVILAGVKSVTLHDLGEVEMWDLSGNFYFTEADIGKNRAVACCSKLQELNTAVEVSTLTSILTEEHLACFQVVVFTDISLGKAIEYNEFCHNHKPPISFIKADIRGLFGSVFCDFGPEFTVFDVDGEEPHTGIVASISNDNPAVVSCVDDERLEFQDGDLVVFSEVVGMTELNDGKPRKIKSARPYSFLLDEDTTNFGAYAGRGIVTQVKQPKVLNFKPLGEALKYPGEFLLSDFSKFDRPPLLHLAFQALDKFVNEFGRFPYAASEEDAGIFVEAVKAINESSSADEKLDAIDENVLKHFASGSRAVLNPMASMFGGIVGQEVVKACSGKFHPLFQFFYFDSLESLPVDPLGPEDVAPLNCRYDAQISVFGRALQRKLEDAKVFVVGAGALGCELLKNLALMGVSSGNSGKLTITDDDVIEKSNLSRQFLFRDWNIGQGKSTVAASATRAINPQFKVEALQNRVSPDTENIFHDAFWDDLDVVLNALDNVNARLYVDSRCVYFQKPLLESGTLGAKCNTQMVIPHLTENYGASRDPPEKQAPMCTVHSFPHNIDHCLTWARSEFEGLLEKTPSEVNAFLSKPEEYKAAMKSAGDAQARDLLEHVVECLITERCVTFEDCVSWTRKRFEDYFSNRVKQLTYTFPEDATTSSGAPFWSAPKRFPKPLLFSSSDPSHMALLTAGSILRATTFGIPIPDWASNARFLARVVDEVDVPAFKPKQGVKIVTDEKATNMNASTIDDTAVIDNLIRTLESGITNLPPGFRMNPIQFEKDDDTNYHMDLIAGFANMRARNYSIPEVDKLKAKFIAGRIIPAIATTTAMATGLVCLELYKVILGHKVEMFRNTFANLALPLFSMAEPVPPKIMKHGDLSWSIWDRWVIAGNLSLRELLNWFQAKGLSAYSISCGQSLIYNSIFPKHRERLDKKLVDLAREIAKLEIPPSRRHFDIVVACEDDDGNDIDVPLVSICFR; via the exons ATGCTACCCATAAAGAGAGTTGCTGAGACAGAAACCATAGGGAATTCAGTGAAAAGGTTGCACATTGAGGGTGGTGCTAGTGACGTGCCAAGCCAGGAGGTGAAAATGACTGCCACTGCAGATGGCAACCCAGCTGATGTTGTTCACATCGATGAGGACTTGCACAGCAGGCAGTTGGCAGTGTACGGAAGGGAGGCTATGCGACGCCTTTTTGGTGCAAATGTTCTCATCTCTGGTCTTCAAGGTCTTGGAGTTGAGATTG CAAAAAATGTTATACTGGCGGGAGTAAAATCTGTCACTTTGCATGATCTAGGAGAAGTTGAGATGTGGGACTTGTCTGGCAATTTCTATTTTACAGAAGCTGATATTGGTAAAAATCGAGCAGTTGCTTGTTGTAGTAAATTGCAAGAATTGAATACAGCTGTTGAAGTTTCTACCTTGACTTCTATTTTAACTGAAGAACATTTGGCTTGTTTTCAG GTAGTTGTCTTTACAGATATAAGCCTTGGGAAAGCTATAGAGTACAATGAGTTCTGTCATAACCATAAGCCACCAATTTCCTTTATCAAAGCAGATATCCGTGGGCTTTTTGGAAGTGTGTTTTGTGACTTTGGACCTGAGTTTACTGTATTTGATGTTGACGGGGAGGAACCACACACTGGTATTGTAGCTTCTATTAGTAATGACAATCCTGCTGTAGTTTCATGTGTTGATGATGAAAGGCTTGAGTTCCAGGACGGAGATCTAGTTGTTTTTTCTGAAGTAGTGGGTATGACTGAGTTAAATGATGGAAAGCCAAGAAAGATAAAGAGTGCACGCCCATATTCTTTCTTGCTGGACGAAGATACAACTAATTTTGGAGCTTATGCTGGGAGAGGCATTGTCACTCAGGTCAAGCAACCAAAGGTGTTAAATTTTAAGCCACTGGGAGAGGCACTGAAATATCCTGGTGAATTTCTTTTAAGTGATTTCTCCAAATTTGATCGTCCTCCACTTCTACATTTGGCTTTCCAAGCGCTTGATAAATTTGTAAATGAATTTGGGCGTTTTCCATATGCTGCTTCTGAAGAAGATGCAGGTATTTTTGTTGAAGCAGTAAAGGCCATTAATGAATCATCTTCTGCTGATGAGAAGTTAGATGCTATTGATGAAAATGTATTAAAGCATTTTGCTAGTGGTTCACGAGCAGTATTGAATCCAATGGCATCTATGTTTGGTGGAATTGTTGGACAGGAGGTTGTCAAAGCATGTTCTGGGAAGTTTCACCCACTTTTTCAG TTCTTCTATTTTGATTCATTGGAATCCCTTCCAGTTGACCCACTTGGGCCAGAGGATGTTGCACCTTTAAACTGTCGTTATGATGCTCAAATATCTGTATTCGGAAGAGCTTTGCAGAGAAAGTTGGAGGATGCTAAAGTGTTTGTTGTTGGTGCTGGTGCTCTTGGATGTGAGCTCCTAAAGAACTTAGCTCTCATGGGGGTTTCCTCTGGTAACAGTGGAAAGTTGACCATAACTGATGATGATGTTATTGAGAAGAGTAATCTTAGTAGGCAATTTCTCTTTAGGGATTGGAACATTGGTCAGGGAAAATCAACAGTAGCAGCATCAGCAACAAGGGCGATCAATCCACAATTTAAGGTGGAGGCATTGCAAAATCGTGTTAGCCCAGATACTGAAAATATTTTTCACGATGCTTTCTGGGATGATCTTGATGTTGTTTTAAATGCTTTGGACAATGTCAATGCTAGGCTGTATGTAGATTCAAGGTGTGTTTACTTTCAGAAGCCTTTACTAGAGTCTGGAACTCTGGGAGCCAAGTGCAATACTCAGATGGTTATTCCTCATTTAACAGAGAACTATGGAGCATCCAGAGACCCCCCAGAAAAACAAGCTCCTATGTGTACAGTTCACTCATTTCCCCACAATATTGATCATTGCCTAACTTGGGCAAGGTCGGAATTTGAGGGCCTTTTAGAGAAAACACCATCTGAAGTGAATGCTTTTCTTTCAAAACCAGAAGAGTACAAAGCAGCAATGAAGTCAGCAGGGGATGCTCAGGCCCGAGATCTTTTGGAGCATGTAGTAGAATGTTTGATTACAGAGAGATGTGTAACATTTGAAGATTGTGTGTCATGGACAAGAAAAAG GTTTGAGGATTATTTTTCAAATCGTGTGAAGCAGCTCACTTACACATTCCCTGAGGATGCAACCACGAGTAGTGGTGCACCATTTTGGTCCGCTCCAAAGCGGTTTCCAAAACCTCTACTGTTCAGTTCGAGTGATCCTAGTCACATGGCTCTCCTTACTGCAGGATCTATTTTACGTGCTACTACTTTTGGCATCCCAATTCCTGATTGGGCTTCTAATGCAAGATTTCTAGCTCGTGTGGTAGATGAGGTGGACGTCCCAGCATTCAAGCCAAAGCAAGGCGTGAAAATTGTGACAGATGAAAAAGCTACAAACATGAATGCTTCTACCATTGATGACACTGCAGTTATTGACAATCTAATCAGGACACTGGAAAGTGGTATAACAAACTTGCCTCCAGGCTTTCGAATGAATCCCATTCAATTTGAAAAG GATGATGATACAAACTATCACATGGATCTTATAGCTGGTTTTGCTAACATGCGTGCAAGGAACTATAGCATACCTGAAGTTGACAAGTTGAAGGCAAAATTTATTGCCGGAAGGATTATACCTGCAATAGCTACTACAACAGCTATGGCCACTGGTCTAGTATGTTTGGAACTTTACAAGGTTATTTTAGGTCATAAGGTTGAAATGTTTCGCAACACTTTTGCAAACTTGGCACTTCCACTTTTCTCAATGGCAGAACCTGTGCCCCCTAAGATAATGAAACATGGAGATTTGAGCTGGTCTATTTGGGATCGATGGGTTATTGCTGGCAATCTGTCTTTGCGAGAGCTGTTAAACTGGTTCCAAGCTAAAGGTTTGAGTGCATACAGTATATCATGTGGACAAAGCTTGATATATAACAGTATATTTCCCAAACACAGAGAGagattggacaagaaattggtagaCCTTGCAAGGGAAATAGCAAAGCTGGAGATACCTCCAAGCCGGCGTCATTTTGACATTGTTGTTGCTTGTGAAGATGATGATGGAAATGACATTGATGTGCCTTTGGTATCCATATGCTTTCGTTAG